Proteins from a single region of Patescibacteria group bacterium:
- a CDS encoding valine--tRNA ligase: protein MESAYEPKKYESDIYGRWEASGFFNPDKLPGARTKKYSVAIPPPNITGSLHMGHALNNTIQDIAVRFYRMLGYKTLWVPGTDHAGIATQNVVEKELAKQGLSRHQLGREKFVERVWEWKEKYGDLIIDQLKKLGCSCDWSRLRFTLDDGYVKAVQTAFVHYFKKGYIYRGPRIVNWCPRCSTAISDIEIKYQEEKAKLWYIKYPLEKDSQKFLIVATTRPETMLGDSAIAVSPKDERYKNLIGQKVILPIVNRPIPIVSHRLVDLAFGTGALKITPAHDAVDWQIGQENNLPIINVIGPDGKMSKEAGEYAGLRTKEAREKILAKLKEQNLLVKEEDYPHQISLCDRCGTAVEPQVSTQWFVKMDKLATPAYKAVSVNKIKIIPERYQKVYLTWLTNIKDWCVSRQLWWGHRVPAWFCKNDNSKFIVSIDKPKACPFCKNCELKQSDDVLDTWFSSALWPFAILGWPEKTADLKGYYPTSFLSTARDILYLWVARMVFSGLEFINKIPFKDVYIHSTILNLEGRRMSKSLGTGIDPLVLIEKYGTDATRLGLIMQINRDQQAIKFDERTVLASRNFINKLWNVSRFISGQKEKMAHPEAEIKIKPITLADQWILSRFSFLEESIQNRITKYEFGEAARELYDFTWHELADWYLEMSKSQIDNEKTRENTINCLRFILNNLLKLWHPFIPFVTEEIYKQINPEQNDLLIVTLWPKTSKNLFNISAEKKIETLKQIITEIRNYKASQKIPLNQAIDYKIDDKIKLDSTLKGLAEKLAKVKIYE, encoded by the coding sequence ATGGAATCAGCCTACGAACCAAAAAAATACGAATCAGATATATATGGACGTTGGGAAGCGAGCGGTTTTTTTAATCCTGACAAACTGCCGGGAGCGCGAACAAAAAAATATTCTGTCGCTATTCCGCCGCCAAACATTACGGGTTCTCTTCATATGGGCCACGCCCTAAACAATACGATTCAAGACATTGCTGTCCGTTTTTACCGCATGCTTGGCTATAAAACTTTATGGGTACCAGGAACTGATCATGCCGGCATTGCTACGCAAAACGTGGTAGAAAAAGAGCTAGCCAAACAAGGCCTTAGTCGCCATCAATTGGGTCGGGAGAAATTTGTAGAACGAGTTTGGGAGTGGAAAGAAAAATATGGAGACCTTATTATTGATCAATTAAAAAAACTTGGCTGTTCTTGCGATTGGTCGCGGCTTAGATTTACCCTAGATGATGGCTATGTTAAGGCCGTGCAGACAGCTTTTGTCCATTATTTTAAAAAAGGTTATATTTATCGCGGTCCGCGGATTGTCAATTGGTGCCCGCGCTGCTCGACGGCTATTTCTGATATTGAGATAAAATATCAAGAAGAGAAAGCTAAATTATGGTATATTAAATATCCCTTGGAAAAAGACAGTCAAAAATTTTTAATCGTAGCCACTACTCGGCCGGAAACTATGTTGGGCGACAGCGCCATTGCGGTTAGTCCAAAAGATGAGCGTTATAAAAATTTAATCGGCCAGAAGGTAATTTTGCCCATTGTTAATCGGCCAATTCCCATAGTCAGTCATCGTTTAGTTGACTTGGCCTTTGGCACTGGCGCTTTAAAGATTACCCCGGCTCACGATGCGGTTGATTGGCAGATTGGCCAAGAAAATAATTTGCCCATTATTAATGTTATTGGTCCAGACGGCAAGATGAGTAAAGAAGCGGGGGAGTACGCAGGACTTAGAACCAAAGAAGCGCGCGAAAAAATCTTAGCTAAATTAAAAGAGCAAAATTTATTAGTTAAAGAAGAGGATTATCCGCATCAAATTTCTTTGTGCGATCGTTGCGGTACTGCCGTTGAGCCGCAGGTTTCTACTCAGTGGTTTGTCAAAATGGATAAATTAGCCACGCCAGCTTATAAGGCAGTAAGCGTAAATAAAATAAAAATTATTCCCGAGCGGTATCAAAAAGTATATTTAACCTGGCTTACTAATATAAAAGATTGGTGTGTTTCGCGGCAGTTGTGGTGGGGACATCGCGTTCCGGCTTGGTTTTGCAAAAACGATAACTCAAAGTTTATCGTCTCTATTGATAAGCCAAAAGCCTGTCCTTTTTGTAAAAATTGCGAGCTTAAGCAAAGCGATGATGTGCTTGATACCTGGTTTTCTTCGGCACTTTGGCCATTTGCCATTTTGGGCTGGCCAGAGAAGACAGCAGACTTGAAAGGTTATTACCCGACCAGCTTTCTTTCTACGGCCCGCGATATTTTATATTTATGGGTAGCGCGTATGGTTTTTTCCGGCCTGGAGTTCATTAATAAAATTCCATTCAAAGATGTTTATATCCACTCAACTATTTTAAATTTAGAAGGTCGCCGGATGAGCAAGTCTTTGGGTACCGGTATAGACCCGTTGGTTTTGATAGAAAAATACGGCACCGATGCGACCAGATTAGGTTTGATTATGCAGATTAATCGCGATCAGCAGGCGATTAAATTTGACGAACGAACGGTTTTGGCGTCGCGCAATTTTATTAATAAATTATGGAATGTTAGCCGTTTCATTTCCGGGCAAAAAGAAAAAATGGCTCATCCCGAGGCGGAAATAAAAATTAAACCGATTACCTTGGCTGATCAATGGATTTTAAGCAGATTTAGTTTTTTGGAAGAATCAATACAAAATAGAATTACTAAATATGAGTTTGGCGAAGCGGCTCGTGAACTTTATGATTTTACTTGGCACGAATTAGCTGATTGGTATTTGGAAATGAGTAAATCGCAAATTGACAACGAAAAAACCAGGGAAAACACCATAAATTGTTTGCGTTTTATTCTCAACAATTTATTAAAACTATGGCATCCGTTTATTCCTTTTGTAACAGAAGAAATTTATAAACAAATAAATCCCGAGCAAAATGATTTGTTAATCGTTACTTTGTGGCCAAAAACAAGTAAGAATTTGTTTAATATTTCGGCTGAGAAAAAGATAGAGACATTAAAACAAATAATAACGGAAATCAGAAATTACAAAGCTTCGCAAAAAATCCCTTTAAACCAAGCGATAGACTATAAAATAGACGATAAAATTAAACTAGACTCTACTCTTAAAGGATTGGCAGAAAAATTGGCCAAAGTAAAAATATATGAATAA
- the tsaE gene encoding tRNA (adenosine(37)-N6)-threonylcarbamoyltransferase complex ATPase subunit type 1 TsaE, which translates to MKTHISHSTNETLLFGQLLAKDLRGGETLALTGDLGSGKTVLTKGLAIGLGIKNIINSPTFVLMKVYQNKKSIRRPADKIKYLIHVDAYRLTSSKELMDIGLGDWFNKKNAIVVIEWADRVKNILPKGAIKIKIKINHKKNLRKFTIV; encoded by the coding sequence ATGAAAACACATATTTCTCACTCTACTAACGAAACATTGTTATTTGGCCAGCTTTTAGCCAAAGATTTGCGCGGCGGCGAAACCCTAGCCTTGACTGGCGATTTAGGATCGGGCAAAACGGTTTTAACCAAAGGCCTGGCCATAGGCTTGGGTATAAAAAATATCATCAACAGCCCGACTTTTGTTTTAATGAAGGTTTATCAAAACAAAAAATCAATCCGTCGGCCGGCGGATAAAATAAAATATTTGATACACGTCGATGCTTATCGTTTAACTTCTAGTAAAGAATTAATGGATATTGGCCTAGGAGATTGGTTTAATAAAAAAAACGCGATCGTGGTCATTGAATGGGCGGACCGCGTTAAAAATATCTTGCCAAAAGGGGCAATTAAGATTAAAATTAAGATTAATCATAAAAAGAACCTTCGTAAGTTTACGATAGTTTAA
- the ligA gene encoding NAD-dependent DNA ligase LigA yields the protein MNKSEAKKRIEQLKEELWRHDYLYYVKDAPSISDAAYDSLKRELLNLEKNYPEFITLDSPTQRVGGRPLEKFEKFIHRIPMLSLQDIKDDKEFDDWEVRIKKLINRQTKFDYFAELKMDGLAVAIIYKDGTFFKGATRGDGVIGEDITQNLKTIKSIPLKLNIANLEKRLGRKIKEATIEVRGEVFMDKKVFLKLNEEQKKRNEQAFANPRNAAAGSLRQLDPKITASRQLDFYGYQIMTELGQITHQEVHQFLVVLGFRDNTHNQFCENLDCFKNFKKKIEHLRNKLPYEIDGVVATVNDNKLFQELGSVGKNPRGAVAYKFPGLEATTKIKDIIVQVGRTGRLTPVAILEPIVLGGVTISRATLHNQDEIERLGVKIGDTVVVQRAGDVIPAILSVLKNLRTGHEKTFKMPIKCPVCGSKVIHRQGEVDYYCSNENCYQTLRRQIYHFVSKGAFDIEHLGPKIIDQLLGAGLIHDQADIFALSKDQLMEVERFADKSADNLIKSIEQVKEVTLARLLYSLGIRHIGEETAILLFNKISESDKIIKNINQVINFFSSKSVDDWERISTIGPVSARSLVEWFSKKENINLLNKLERFGVVIKPEKPSTVRQKLAGLKFVLTGTLSSMTRDEAKAKIRGLGGSTSESVGKKTDFVLAGTDSGSKYDQARRLNVKVISEQEFLRMIK from the coding sequence ATGAATAAATCAGAAGCCAAAAAAAGGATAGAGCAACTTAAAGAAGAGTTGTGGCGTCATGATTATTTATATTACGTTAAAGATGCGCCATCTATTTCCGACGCTGCCTATGACTCTCTAAAAAGGGAGTTATTAAATTTGGAGAAAAATTATCCGGAGTTTATTACACTCGATTCGCCCACACAGAGAGTAGGTGGTCGCCCTTTAGAAAAATTCGAAAAGTTCATCCATCGAATACCCATGCTTTCTCTACAAGACATAAAAGATGACAAAGAGTTTGATGATTGGGAGGTGCGTATTAAGAAATTGATTAATCGGCAGACAAAATTTGATTATTTTGCCGAACTGAAGATGGACGGCTTAGCCGTAGCTATTATTTATAAAGATGGCACGTTTTTTAAGGGCGCGACCAGAGGAGATGGCGTGATCGGCGAGGATATCACACAAAATCTTAAAACCATAAAATCAATTCCATTAAAGCTAAACATCGCTAACCTGGAAAAACGCTTAGGGCGAAAAATAAAGGAAGCGACCATTGAGGTCCGGGGCGAAGTTTTTATGGATAAAAAAGTTTTTTTAAAGTTAAACGAGGAGCAAAAGAAAAGAAACGAACAGGCTTTTGCTAATCCGCGCAATGCCGCCGCTGGTTCGCTTCGCCAGCTTGATCCAAAAATTACCGCCAGCCGGCAGTTGGATTTTTATGGCTATCAGATTATGACCGAGCTCGGGCAAATAACCCATCAAGAAGTGCATCAGTTTTTGGTTGTTTTGGGATTTCGCGACAACACTCACAATCAATTCTGCGAGAATTTAGATTGTTTTAAAAATTTTAAAAAGAAAATAGAACATTTGAGAAATAAATTACCATATGAAATTGATGGGGTGGTGGCTACGGTTAATGACAATAAACTTTTTCAAGAATTAGGCTCGGTAGGCAAAAATCCCCGCGGAGCCGTGGCCTATAAATTCCCCGGGCTTGAAGCAACGACTAAAATAAAAGATATTATCGTTCAGGTTGGCCGTACCGGCAGATTAACTCCGGTGGCTATTTTAGAACCTATAGTCCTAGGCGGTGTAACCATTTCTCGCGCTACTTTGCATAATCAAGACGAAATTGAACGTTTAGGTGTAAAAATAGGCGATACGGTGGTTGTTCAGCGCGCCGGCGACGTTATACCTGCTATTTTAAGTGTTTTAAAAAATTTGCGCACTGGACACGAAAAAACCTTTAAAATGCCGATTAAATGCCCAGTTTGCGGCTCTAAGGTTATCCATCGTCAGGGCGAAGTTGATTATTATTGTTCTAATGAAAATTGCTATCAAACATTGCGGCGTCAAATTTATCATTTTGTCTCTAAGGGCGCTTTTGACATAGAACATTTAGGGCCGAAAATTATCGATCAATTGCTTGGCGCTGGATTAATTCACGATCAGGCTGATATTTTCGCCCTAAGCAAAGATCAATTAATGGAAGTAGAAAGATTCGCCGATAAGTCAGCTGATAATTTAATTAAGTCAATCGAGCAGGTGAAAGAAGTTACTCTGGCGCGACTGCTTTATTCTTTGGGCATTCGTCATATTGGCGAAGAAACAGCCATTTTATTATTTAATAAAATTAGCGAATCGGATAAAATAATAAAAAACATTAACCAGGTAATTAATTTCTTTTCATCAAAATCAGTCGATGATTGGGAGCGCATTTCAACCATTGGTCCGGTTTCAGCTCGTAGCCTAGTTGAATGGTTTAGTAAAAAAGAAAATATAAATTTATTAAATAAGTTAGAAAGATTTGGCGTAGTTATTAAACCCGAAAAGCCGAGTACGGTCAGACAAAAATTGGCTGGTTTAAAATTTGTTTTAACCGGGACACTATCTTCAATGACTCGCGACGAGGCTAAGGCAAAAATTAGGGGATTGGGCGGCAGCACCTCCGAGAGCGTTGGCAAAAAAACAGACTTTGTCTTAGCTGGCACTGATTCTGGCTCAAAATACGATCAAGCTCGCCGTTTAAACGTAAAAGT